In one Choloepus didactylus isolate mChoDid1 chromosome 1, mChoDid1.pri, whole genome shotgun sequence genomic region, the following are encoded:
- the LOC119543233 gene encoding TM2 domain-containing protein 3-like: MARLCRVLLFVSQFYILSGGGSLNLEHSQPLAQSAKDPGPTRTFTGLPRAAESTEIPPYVMKCPSNGLCSRLPADCMECKTNSSCVYGKPVAFDCTVKPSVTCVDQDLQSQKNFVINMTCRFCWQLPEADYECSNSTSCMTVSCPRQRYTANCTVRDHIHCLGNRTFPKMLYCNWTGGYKWSTALALRFCGSEIGKEHKIVCQSCDTGASAGRLRGREPGSPEASFTHMSGGASPHGHRLSFLTAWQSATSKLCWVF; the protein is encoded by the coding sequence ATGGCGCGGCTCTGCAGAGTTCTGCTGTTCGTCTCCCAATTCTACATCTTGTCCGGCGGTGGATCCTTAAATTTAGAGCATTCGCAGCCGCTGGCTCAGTCAGCAAAGGATCCGGGCCCAACACGTACATTCACGGGACTTCCCAGGGCAGCAGAAAGCACCGAAATCCCACCTTATGTGATGAAGTGTCCAAGCAATGGTTTGTGTAGCCGACTTCCTGCAGACTGTATGGAATGCAAGACAAATTCCTCCTGTGTCTATGGGAAGCCTGTCGCTTTTGACTGCACAGTGAAACCTTCTGTTACCTGTGTTGATCAAGACCTCCAATCCCAAAAGAACTTCGTCATCAACATGACTTGCAGATTTTGCTGGCAGCTTCCAGAGGCAGATTACGAATGCTCCAATTCTACCAGCTGCATGACAGTGTCCTGTCCTCGGCAGCGATACACTGCCAACTGCACGGTGCGGGATCACATCCATTGTTTGGGTAACCGTACTTTTCCTAAAATGCTGTACTGCAATTGGACAGGAGGTTATAAATGGTCTACTGCTCTGGCTCTGAGATTCTGTGGATCAGAAATTGGGAAAGAGCACAAAATAGTTTGTCAGTCCTGTGACACTGGGGCCTCAGCTGGAAGACTCAGAGGACGGGAGCCAGGATCACCTGAAGCCTCCTTTACCCACATGTCTGGTGGGGCCTCACCACATGGGCATAGGTTGAGCTTCCTGACAGCATGGCAGTCAGCCACATCGAAGCTATGTTGGGTATTCTAA